The Rhinolophus ferrumequinum isolate MPI-CBG mRhiFer1 chromosome 6, mRhiFer1_v1.p, whole genome shotgun sequence genome has a window encoding:
- the CHAC1 gene encoding glutathione-specific gamma-glutamylcyclotransferase 1 isoform X1 — translation MAGAAQLERPSGARPGVRVRRSFRARAGDLSRRPPGPVPVPGTMKQESAARNTRPASPIPASSPPASSPAQPPRVDVDPQALWIFGYGSLVWRPDFAYSDSRVGFVRGYSRRFWQGDTFHRGSDKMPGRVVTLLEDHEGCTWGVAYQVRGEQVSAALKYLNVREAVLGGYDTKEVTFYPQDSPDQPLKALAYVATPQNPGYLGPAPEEAIATQILACRGFSGHNLEYLLRLADFMQLCGPQAQDEHLAAIVDAVGTMLPCFCPTEQALALV, via the exons ATGGCAGGGGCCGCGCAGCTGGAGCGACCGAGCGGTGCCAGGCCAGGTGTGCGTGTCCGTCGGTCTTTCCGTGCCCGCGCCGGAGACCTGTCCCGGAGGCCGCCCGGGCCCGTCCCTGTGCCCGGCACCATGAAGCAGGAATCTGCAGCCCGGAACACCCGGCCTGCCTCGCCGATCCCCGCCTCGTCGCCACCCGCCTCGTCGCCTGCGCAGCCGCCCCGGGTCGACGTCGACCCCCAAGCTCTGTGGATTTTTGGGTACGGCTCCCTGGTGTGGAGGCCCGACTTCGCCTATAGCGACAGCCGTGTGGGCTTCGTGCGCGGCTATAGCCGCAGGTTTTGGCAGGGAGACACCTTCCATCGGGGCAGCGACAAGATG cCTGGCCGTGTGGTGACCCTCCTTGAAGATCATGAG GGCTGCACTTGGGGTGTTGCATACCAGGTGCGAGGTGAGCAGGTGAGCGCAGCCCTGAAGTACCTGAACGTGCGGGAGGCCGTGCTCGGTGGCTATGATACCAAGGAAGTCACTTTCTACCCCCAAGATAGCCCTGACCAACCACTCAAGGCACTGGCCTACGTGGCCACCCCACAGAACCCTGGTTACCTGGGCCCTGCGCCTGAGGAGGCCATCGCTACACAGATCCTGGCCTGCCGTGGCTTCTCTGGCCACAACCTTGAGTACTTGCTGCGCTTGGCAGACTTTATGCAGCTCTGTGGACCCCAGGCACAGGATGAGCACCTGGCAGCCATCGTGGACGCTGTGGGCACCATGCTGCCCTGCTTCTGCCCCACGGAGCAGGCTTTGGCACTGGTCTGA
- the CHAC1 gene encoding glutathione-specific gamma-glutamylcyclotransferase 1 isoform X2, translating into MKQESAARNTRPASPIPASSPPASSPAQPPRVDVDPQALWIFGYGSLVWRPDFAYSDSRVGFVRGYSRRFWQGDTFHRGSDKMPGRVVTLLEDHEGCTWGVAYQVRGEQVSAALKYLNVREAVLGGYDTKEVTFYPQDSPDQPLKALAYVATPQNPGYLGPAPEEAIATQILACRGFSGHNLEYLLRLADFMQLCGPQAQDEHLAAIVDAVGTMLPCFCPTEQALALV; encoded by the exons ATGAAGCAGGAATCTGCAGCCCGGAACACCCGGCCTGCCTCGCCGATCCCCGCCTCGTCGCCACCCGCCTCGTCGCCTGCGCAGCCGCCCCGGGTCGACGTCGACCCCCAAGCTCTGTGGATTTTTGGGTACGGCTCCCTGGTGTGGAGGCCCGACTTCGCCTATAGCGACAGCCGTGTGGGCTTCGTGCGCGGCTATAGCCGCAGGTTTTGGCAGGGAGACACCTTCCATCGGGGCAGCGACAAGATG cCTGGCCGTGTGGTGACCCTCCTTGAAGATCATGAG GGCTGCACTTGGGGTGTTGCATACCAGGTGCGAGGTGAGCAGGTGAGCGCAGCCCTGAAGTACCTGAACGTGCGGGAGGCCGTGCTCGGTGGCTATGATACCAAGGAAGTCACTTTCTACCCCCAAGATAGCCCTGACCAACCACTCAAGGCACTGGCCTACGTGGCCACCCCACAGAACCCTGGTTACCTGGGCCCTGCGCCTGAGGAGGCCATCGCTACACAGATCCTGGCCTGCCGTGGCTTCTCTGGCCACAACCTTGAGTACTTGCTGCGCTTGGCAGACTTTATGCAGCTCTGTGGACCCCAGGCACAGGATGAGCACCTGGCAGCCATCGTGGACGCTGTGGGCACCATGCTGCCCTGCTTCTGCCCCACGGAGCAGGCTTTGGCACTGGTCTGA